One genomic window of Sporosarcina ureae includes the following:
- the ribE gene encoding riboflavin synthase gives MFTGIIEEIGSVKQIQPGAQSMTVTIAASLVLTDVRVGDSIAVNGVCLTVKSFTKDQFAADVMPETVTSTSLRQLEVGSSVNLERALAANGRLGGHFVTGHVDGIATIREKRTVDNALYIRLSLPQGYHPYLLHKGSIALDGTSLTIFEVKDTDITISLIPHSQEMTVIAKKQIGDVVNFECDMLAKYVENMLQKRQNTDQTMSKDFLQQHGFM, from the coding sequence ATGTTTACGGGAATAATTGAAGAGATTGGTTCAGTTAAGCAAATACAACCTGGCGCTCAATCTATGACAGTTACGATAGCTGCATCCCTTGTTTTGACAGATGTGAGAGTAGGGGATAGCATCGCGGTCAACGGTGTCTGTTTGACGGTAAAGAGTTTTACCAAGGACCAATTTGCTGCGGACGTCATGCCTGAAACTGTCACTTCTACTTCACTACGACAATTAGAAGTGGGAAGTTCTGTGAATCTGGAGCGAGCACTTGCAGCGAATGGTAGGTTAGGCGGACATTTTGTCACAGGACATGTAGACGGAATAGCTACGATCCGTGAGAAGCGAACGGTTGATAATGCGTTATATATACGCTTGTCCTTACCGCAAGGATATCATCCTTATTTGTTACATAAAGGCTCTATCGCATTGGATGGGACGTCATTGACGATCTTTGAGGTAAAAGATACAGATATTACGATTTCATTGATTCCACATTCACAGGAAATGACGGTCATTGCGAAAAAACAAATAGGGGATGTAGTTAATTTCGAATGTGATATGCTCGCCAAATATGTTGAGAACATGTTGCAGAAAAGACAAAATACGGATCAAACGATGTCGAAAGACTTTTTACAACAACATGGGTTTATGTGA
- the ribD gene encoding bifunctional diaminohydroxyphosphoribosylaminopyrimidine deaminase/5-amino-6-(5-phosphoribosylamino)uracil reductase RibD, with protein MNQNYMEMALQLAENVAGQTSPNPPVGAIVVKTNRIIGMGAHLQAGERHAERIALDMAGAEATDADLYVTLEPCSHTGKTSPCADAVIQAGIKRVFVATTDPNPLVAGKGIAKLRGAGVEVTESVSSERAKKLYEPFFHFIKTKTPHVTMKTAMTIDGKIATSKGDSKWVTSEQARLDVHQLRHTQDAILVGVQTLLHDNPLLTTRLPLGGQHPIRVILDTSLRTPESSQIIQNSEAPTWIFCGKYAELSREKLLNKPHVQIIRMQKPQLIVEDILLELGRRGVMTLLVEGGAAINASFVKARAVQKVICYVAPKLLGGIGSLTPIGGLDPQLMDEALSLRFDSVEMIGPDIKIIAVPKVGD; from the coding sequence ATGAATCAGAATTATATGGAAATGGCTTTGCAGCTCGCAGAAAATGTGGCAGGTCAAACTTCTCCCAATCCACCAGTAGGTGCAATCGTAGTTAAGACAAACCGGATCATTGGAATGGGTGCGCATTTACAAGCAGGAGAACGCCATGCAGAACGAATTGCACTTGATATGGCAGGAGCGGAAGCAACAGATGCTGATTTGTATGTAACGCTTGAACCTTGTTCACATACTGGTAAAACTTCCCCTTGTGCTGATGCCGTTATTCAAGCCGGTATCAAACGAGTCTTTGTTGCGACAACGGATCCTAATCCTCTTGTAGCAGGTAAAGGCATTGCGAAACTTCGTGGTGCAGGAGTGGAAGTAACCGAATCTGTCTCTTCTGAACGCGCTAAAAAACTATATGAACCATTTTTTCATTTTATTAAAACCAAAACACCTCATGTGACAATGAAAACAGCTATGACGATAGACGGTAAGATTGCCACTTCTAAAGGAGATAGCAAATGGGTGACGAGTGAGCAAGCACGACTCGATGTCCATCAGCTTCGCCATACGCAAGATGCGATTTTAGTAGGTGTGCAAACGCTTCTTCATGATAATCCTCTTCTCACCACCAGACTGCCCCTAGGTGGACAACATCCTATTCGAGTTATTTTAGATACATCTTTACGAACACCAGAATCTAGCCAGATCATTCAAAACTCAGAAGCGCCTACTTGGATTTTTTGCGGAAAATATGCAGAGTTATCACGTGAAAAGTTACTCAACAAGCCCCATGTCCAGATCATCCGAATGCAAAAACCCCAGCTGATTGTAGAAGATATTCTATTAGAGCTAGGAAGACGTGGTGTTATGACATTGCTTGTAGAGGGTGGAGCGGCCATTAATGCTTCGTTTGTGAAAGCGCGCGCCGTGCAGAAGGTCATTTGCTATGTTGCACCCAAACTACTTGGCGGAATTGGATCGCTGACGCCAATAGGTGGACTGGATCCTCAACTGATGGATGAGGCGCTTTCATTAAGATTTGACAGTGTGGAGATGATTGGACCAGACATTAAAATCATAGCTGTACCGAAAGTGGGTGATTGA
- the menC gene encoding o-succinylbenzoate synthase: MKINTITLRRMNMTMKHPFTTSFGTIQQKDFLLATVTDADGHEGWGESVAFTAPWYSEETTETTIHMLRDFLIPAVLGKSITHPDEVSDLFRHIRKNNMAKATIEGAIWDVYAKHHHMTLAKALGGQRSRIEVGISIGIEENVEDLLVNIKGFINEGYKRIKVKIKPGYDVEVIRAIREAHPDVPLMADANSAYTLDDVEVLKELDQFNLMMIEQPLASDDIIDHATLQRQIKTPICLDESIHSLEDTRKAIELGSCKIINVKIGRVGGLSEAKKIHDYCAANGIDVWCGGMLESGIGRAHNVALTTLPNFTLPGDTAGSSRYWEQDIITPEVVAEKGYITVPSEDGIGYIPNMEALDRFTVDKWVFIAE; the protein is encoded by the coding sequence ATGAAAATTAACACGATTACACTTCGCAGAATGAATATGACGATGAAACATCCGTTTACTACAAGTTTTGGAACGATTCAGCAGAAAGACTTTCTGTTGGCAACTGTCACAGACGCGGACGGTCATGAAGGGTGGGGGGAATCTGTTGCGTTTACTGCGCCTTGGTATAGTGAAGAGACTACAGAAACGACGATTCACATGCTTCGTGATTTCTTGATTCCCGCAGTACTTGGCAAGTCTATTACACATCCCGATGAAGTAAGTGACTTATTTAGACATATCCGCAAAAACAATATGGCGAAAGCGACAATTGAAGGTGCGATATGGGATGTATATGCAAAGCATCACCACATGACGCTTGCCAAAGCACTCGGAGGGCAACGTAGCCGTATTGAAGTGGGGATCAGCATTGGAATTGAAGAAAATGTTGAAGATTTATTGGTCAATATTAAAGGCTTTATAAATGAAGGGTATAAGCGCATTAAAGTGAAAATCAAGCCTGGGTATGACGTGGAAGTGATACGTGCCATTCGAGAAGCCCATCCTGATGTACCCTTAATGGCGGATGCGAATTCAGCTTATACGTTAGATGATGTAGAAGTGTTGAAAGAACTCGACCAGTTTAACTTGATGATGATTGAGCAACCGCTTGCTTCCGATGATATTATCGATCACGCAACATTGCAAAGACAAATTAAGACACCGATTTGTCTAGATGAAAGTATCCACTCATTGGAAGATACACGAAAAGCTATCGAACTTGGTAGTTGTAAAATTATCAACGTGAAAATTGGGAGAGTTGGCGGTCTGTCAGAAGCGAAGAAAATTCATGATTATTGTGCAGCGAATGGCATCGATGTATGGTGTGGTGGCATGTTAGAATCGGGTATTGGACGAGCGCACAACGTAGCATTGACAACTTTACCTAATTTCACGCTTCCTGGCGATACAGCAGGTTCTTCACGTTACTGGGAACAAGATATTATTACACCAGAAGTAGTTGCTGAAAAAGGTTATATTACAGTTCCGTCAGAAGATGGAATCGGGTACATTCCCAACATGGAAGCATTGGACAGATTTACAGTAGATAAATGGGTTTTTATAGCTGAATAA
- a CDS encoding GNAT family N-acetyltransferase: MRKDIVVRKVTAIEDIRSMQNLEKKIWGMEPIPIHQTITAVKNGGLIVGAFLEERMVGYSYSFAGYSEGQIYLCSHMLAVDEEFQMKGIGKLLKEEQLRFAREMGYRLIVWTFDPLESRNGYLNTSKLYGVCYDYIVDCYGEMDDGLNKGLPTDRFQVAWWIDSPRVVEKWQPNLIYSRPFQIQLSDNSHPILLLPETTEWLKAEAIEVPVPKQIQLIKQENSQLAYEWRMKTRTIFQQLSKEGFAMIDVRRTEESVQYYRFCKRSIIPLHD, encoded by the coding sequence ATGAGGAAAGATATAGTGGTCAGAAAAGTGACGGCTATCGAAGACATTCGTTCTATGCAAAATCTTGAGAAGAAAATTTGGGGAATGGAACCAATCCCTATCCATCAAACTATCACAGCAGTCAAAAACGGTGGATTGATTGTCGGTGCGTTTCTAGAAGAGCGTATGGTCGGATATTCTTATAGCTTTGCCGGCTATTCAGAAGGTCAAATATATTTATGCTCTCATATGCTTGCGGTAGATGAAGAGTTTCAGATGAAGGGCATTGGCAAACTGTTGAAAGAAGAACAACTACGTTTTGCACGGGAAATGGGCTATCGATTAATCGTCTGGACATTCGATCCACTCGAAAGTCGCAACGGCTATTTGAATACTTCAAAGTTATACGGTGTGTGCTATGACTATATAGTTGATTGTTATGGAGAGATGGACGATGGATTAAACAAAGGTTTACCGACCGACCGTTTTCAAGTTGCTTGGTGGATTGACAGTCCGCGTGTAGTGGAGAAATGGCAACCTAATCTTATATATAGTCGTCCGTTTCAAATCCAATTGAGTGATAATTCACACCCTATCCTGCTTTTACCGGAAACAACTGAATGGCTGAAGGCGGAAGCGATAGAAGTGCCTGTGCCCAAACAAATTCAATTAATCAAGCAAGAAAACTCGCAATTGGCCTACGAATGGAGAATGAAGACGAGAACGATATTTCAGCAACTGAGTAAGGAAGGATTTGCTATGATCGATGTACGCCGAACAGAAGAATCTGTGCAGTACTATCGTTTCTGTAAGCGGTCCATCATTCCGTTGCATGATTAA
- a CDS encoding M20 peptidase aminoacylase family protein, whose translation MKEQVQLLKPKLDEVFAHLHSHPEVSWKETKTTIYLKEFLEREGFNVKLFDGITGLCVTIGEGKPVVGLRVDIDALWQEVDGVYRANHSCGHDGHMTMGIGALLMAKERGIPQKGTLKVFFQPAEEKGKGALAVLDQGLIDDIDYLFGVHVRAADEMADGYSAASLRHGAAKMISGTIKGTEAHGARPHQGKNAIEVGASLVGGLQSIHCNPMVSHTAKMTMFQAGGESANIIPGNAKFSLDLRAQENGIMDELYEEVERVIQAIARQYDVEINYEVMAEMVAAEVNAEAEDLMYQAIAKVVGEDKTTRTVVTPGGEDFHFYSVKRPTVKSTMLGLGCGLIPGLHHPHMTFNQDALATGVEILTTAIELTFHSKN comes from the coding sequence ATGAAGGAGCAAGTACAATTACTGAAGCCGAAACTAGATGAAGTGTTTGCGCATTTGCACAGTCATCCGGAAGTTAGTTGGAAGGAAACAAAAACAACAATTTACTTGAAAGAATTTCTTGAACGAGAAGGATTTAATGTGAAATTATTCGATGGAATTACAGGTTTATGCGTTACGATCGGTGAAGGTAAGCCGGTAGTCGGGTTGCGTGTAGATATTGATGCGTTGTGGCAAGAAGTGGACGGTGTCTATCGAGCGAATCATTCATGTGGACATGATGGACATATGACCATGGGAATTGGTGCTTTGCTTATGGCTAAAGAACGCGGAATTCCTCAAAAAGGAACATTAAAAGTATTCTTCCAGCCGGCAGAAGAGAAGGGAAAAGGCGCGCTAGCTGTTCTTGATCAGGGATTGATCGATGATATCGATTACTTATTCGGCGTTCATGTAAGAGCTGCGGATGAAATGGCTGACGGTTATTCCGCTGCCTCACTACGTCACGGTGCCGCGAAAATGATCAGTGGAACGATCAAAGGAACAGAAGCACATGGTGCCAGACCGCATCAAGGAAAAAATGCGATCGAGGTGGGCGCTTCGTTAGTAGGAGGTTTGCAGTCCATTCATTGTAATCCGATGGTTTCTCATACAGCGAAAATGACGATGTTCCAAGCGGGTGGCGAATCTGCCAATATAATTCCGGGAAATGCAAAATTTAGTTTGGATTTACGTGCGCAAGAAAATGGTATAATGGATGAATTATATGAGGAAGTAGAACGTGTGATTCAGGCGATAGCTAGACAATACGATGTAGAAATCAACTATGAAGTAATGGCAGAAATGGTCGCGGCGGAAGTAAATGCTGAAGCTGAAGATCTAATGTATCAGGCGATTGCTAAAGTAGTGGGTGAAGACAAGACTACACGCACCGTTGTCACGCCGGGAGGAGAAGATTTTCACTTCTATTCTGTAAAGCGACCCACTGTCAAAAGTACAATGCTAGGTTTGGGATGCGGCTTAATCCCAGGACTTCACCATCCACACATGACATTTAATCAAGACGCACTGGCAACAGGAGTTGAAATTTTAACTACTGCCATCGAATTAACATTCCACTCTAAAAACTAG
- the cyoE gene encoding heme o synthase, with translation MTKEAHIVSSTTQSRSASTFFSDIKSLVKGPVLIANIFPVFTGFWLALYFSGMTLTGNWGVFLLTMIGSTLLVAGALVMNNWFDSDIDTVMERTKNRPTVTGNFALKTVLKIGLILSGIGMVLLFFTTLEAAIYAFIGWFTYVIPYTMWSKRKYTLNTVIGSVSGAVTPLIGWAAIMSADHIVPIVLVAILFIWQMPHTFAIAMKKYKDYNAANVAMLPVVYGFNFTKRQMLVYVLCLLPLPFLLTMFGTTFITIATLMNLGYIAASIYGFYAKNDYKWANFMFLYSVNYMTLLFGMMILWTF, from the coding sequence ATGACGAAAGAAGCCCATATTGTTTCGAGTACTACTCAAAGCCGATCGGCGTCTACCTTCTTCTCGGATATTAAATCATTAGTTAAAGGACCTGTACTCATCGCGAATATATTTCCAGTTTTTACGGGGTTTTGGTTGGCACTATATTTTTCGGGCATGACACTCACAGGTAACTGGGGTGTGTTCCTGCTAACCATGATAGGTAGTACCTTGCTTGTTGCAGGTGCACTTGTAATGAATAACTGGTTTGATTCTGATATTGATACGGTTATGGAAAGAACAAAAAACCGTCCGACTGTGACAGGTAACTTTGCTTTGAAAACCGTATTAAAAATAGGTTTGATATTATCGGGAATTGGTATGGTATTATTATTTTTCACTACATTAGAAGCGGCAATTTATGCATTTATCGGATGGTTTACGTATGTAATACCCTATACCATGTGGTCTAAACGTAAATATACATTGAATACAGTGATTGGCAGTGTGTCGGGAGCGGTTACCCCTCTTATAGGGTGGGCAGCTATTATGTCAGCGGATCATATTGTACCGATTGTTTTGGTCGCTATACTATTCATTTGGCAAATGCCTCATACATTTGCGATTGCTATGAAGAAATATAAAGACTATAATGCAGCAAACGTAGCGATGTTGCCTGTCGTTTATGGATTTAACTTCACAAAACGCCAAATGCTTGTGTATGTATTATGTCTATTGCCTTTACCGTTTTTATTAACGATGTTTGGCACTACATTCATTACAATCGCGACATTGATGAACCTAGGATATATTGCAGCTAGTATATATGGGTTCTATGCAAAAAATGATTATAAATGGGCTAACTTCATGTTCTTGTACTCGGTCAATTACATGACGCTATTATTCGGCATGATGATTCTTTGGACTTTTTAA